In a genomic window of Halodesulfovibrio sp. MK-HDV:
- a CDS encoding pyridoxal-dependent decarboxylase yields MGDTHKHQSLDLEHLDDHLERVTSIIGDYIKHISDAPVVTQTPMEDIRESLFEDMPMDGTSPDDVLDQVEKSFKSACTRIGHPRFLAWITTSPSPAGTLGELLSVGFNQAPLLYKGSPPATILEKVVLGWFADLFGYPDTWGGTLVSGGTVANLMGMTVGRHTHAPEVADKGMQALEKPLTVYVSDQGHMSIYRSAMLLGIGHNNVRSVPTDDNCRMIPEELRRMVETDRVAGMQPYCVIAQAGAVSTGSVDPLNAIADICEDMNLWLHVDASYGGAAMISDKLRPLLDGIDRADSIAVDPHKWFFIPLECGITLFKNKKQQKETFIAKAVYLGQETDWDLKNTNFQLSRQGRALKLWFAFKTYGVKRLAEIVDRNHGHAKLFHKLTTDSPNWETVCDVELSMACARYIPDNCCSWSEAELDNLQVAILSELEKSGLGFMTPARICGKGVIRLCVANHRTTDDDITLLYNFMTETGATLAAQHA; encoded by the coding sequence ATGGGTGATACACATAAGCACCAGTCCCTTGACCTTGAGCATTTAGACGACCATCTCGAGCGGGTTACCTCAATCATTGGTGACTACATCAAGCACATTTCAGATGCGCCTGTAGTTACACAAACTCCAATGGAAGATATTAGAGAATCCTTGTTTGAAGATATGCCTATGGATGGCACGTCACCGGATGATGTTCTAGATCAGGTTGAAAAGTCCTTCAAGTCTGCATGTACCCGAATCGGACATCCCCGATTTCTGGCATGGATCACTACCAGCCCTTCACCTGCGGGTACTCTTGGTGAATTACTCAGCGTCGGATTCAATCAGGCACCGCTGCTCTATAAGGGCAGCCCGCCTGCTACAATTTTAGAAAAAGTTGTGCTCGGCTGGTTTGCTGACCTGTTTGGATATCCTGACACATGGGGTGGAACGCTTGTTTCCGGCGGCACTGTTGCCAACCTTATGGGAATGACTGTCGGACGCCACACGCATGCTCCGGAAGTTGCAGACAAAGGAATGCAGGCTCTCGAAAAGCCCCTTACTGTCTACGTCTCCGATCAGGGGCATATGTCCATCTATCGCTCAGCCATGCTTCTCGGAATCGGACATAACAACGTGCGCAGCGTTCCTACCGATGATAACTGCCGCATGATCCCTGAAGAACTTCGCCGCATGGTTGAAACAGACAGAGTGGCTGGTATGCAGCCGTACTGTGTTATTGCGCAGGCCGGTGCAGTTTCCACAGGGTCGGTTGATCCACTCAATGCCATTGCAGACATCTGCGAAGATATGAATCTATGGCTGCACGTAGACGCCTCCTATGGCGGCGCTGCCATGATTTCAGACAAACTTCGCCCTCTTCTTGACGGCATCGACCGTGCAGATTCCATTGCTGTTGACCCGCACAAGTGGTTTTTTATTCCCCTTGAATGCGGCATCACACTCTTTAAAAATAAGAAACAGCAAAAAGAAACTTTTATAGCGAAGGCCGTGTACCTTGGTCAGGAAACAGACTGGGATTTGAAAAATACCAACTTCCAGCTTTCCAGACAGGGACGAGCTCTCAAGTTATGGTTTGCCTTCAAAACATACGGCGTTAAACGCCTTGCAGAAATTGTGGATCGTAACCATGGACATGCAAAACTTTTCCACAAACTCACAACGGACTCCCCTAACTGGGAAACAGTGTGCGATGTTGAACTCTCCATGGCTTGCGCCCGCTATATTCCTGACAACTGTTGTTCATGGTCAGAAGCGGAACTGGACAACCTTCAAGTTGCCATCTTAAGCGAATTGGAAAAGAGTGGTCTCGGTTTTATGACACCTGCCCGCATTTGCGGCAAAGGCGTTATCCGTCTGTGCGTTGCTAACCATCGCACCACTGACGACGACATTACGCTGCTTTACAACTTTATGACCGAGACAGGCGCAACGCTTGCTGCTCAACACGCCTAG
- the rseP gene encoding RIP metalloprotease RseP, which yields MLSSAIAIILVLGGLIFFHELGHFSVARAFGVGIRTFSLGFGPAIYKFKRGRTEYRLSAVPLGGYVSMVGESPDDDIDSPENSEFTEVDSFVKRKPWQRMCIVAAGPIANLLLAFLIYWALFVANGQFQLLPEVGSIRPDSPAAVAGMETGDSVSSIGGNKIQYWEDISNTITQSGGKEIVIVVNRDGKDLELNVTPSLLSRKNLFGEEEKSYLIGIQAAGKTERIQLGFIGSATAAADQTWSMTMLTVEGFVKLIERVIPADTVGGPIMIAQLVSQQAEQGLVAVLALAALISINLGVLNLLPIPVLDGGHIVMLVYEMIVGKPVPAKVMDYSIRVGIFLLLTLMVWATFNDVRRL from the coding sequence ATGCTAAGCAGTGCAATCGCAATCATTCTTGTTCTTGGTGGACTAATATTTTTCCATGAACTCGGGCACTTTAGTGTGGCCCGTGCATTTGGTGTGGGCATCCGCACCTTCTCTCTTGGATTTGGTCCTGCAATTTACAAGTTCAAGCGTGGTAGAACAGAATACAGACTCTCCGCAGTACCTCTTGGCGGGTACGTCTCCATGGTCGGGGAAAGTCCTGACGATGACATTGACTCTCCTGAAAATAGCGAATTTACAGAAGTAGACAGCTTTGTAAAACGTAAGCCCTGGCAGCGCATGTGCATTGTAGCTGCGGGTCCTATTGCAAACCTGTTACTTGCATTTTTAATCTACTGGGCACTCTTTGTCGCAAACGGACAATTCCAGCTTCTTCCTGAAGTAGGTAGTATTCGCCCAGATAGTCCTGCCGCTGTTGCCGGTATGGAAACAGGCGACTCAGTTTCGTCCATCGGTGGAAACAAAATTCAATACTGGGAAGACATTTCCAACACCATCACTCAGAGCGGCGGCAAAGAAATTGTCATTGTCGTTAATCGCGATGGAAAAGATCTGGAATTAAACGTCACCCCTTCCCTGCTTTCCCGTAAAAATCTTTTTGGTGAAGAAGAAAAATCATACCTGATCGGTATTCAGGCAGCAGGCAAGACTGAGCGAATTCAGCTTGGCTTTATCGGCTCCGCCACTGCTGCGGCTGACCAAACATGGTCTATGACCATGCTTACCGTTGAAGGCTTTGTAAAACTTATTGAGCGCGTGATTCCTGCTGACACAGTCGGCGGACCTATTATGATTGCTCAACTTGTAAGCCAGCAGGCAGAACAGGGCCTTGTGGCCGTTCTTGCTCTTGCAGCACTTATCAGCATTAACTTAGGTGTACTTAACCTGCTTCCAATACCTGTATTGGATGGTGGCCACATCGTAATGCTTGTATATGAAATGATCGTGGGTAAGCCTGTCCCTGCCAAAGTCATGGACTACTCTATCCGCGTCGGTATTTTCTTACTGTTAACTCTCATGGTATGGGCTACATT
- a CDS encoding phosphatidate cytidylyltransferase yields MTNSHRQRWMTALAAFPLLIAVLVIGDWALLAGLLAASVVGQYEFYSMFWPRNEKMTLKLVGCLMGIAILIASYLDMPNVVIGFLVLTFWISNFAFLGKYGISMRDDADFTQSQIITGGVLYLPLLLQAAFSFQRVELILVLFAAFASDIGGFYAGRFFGKNKIWPRVSPKKTVEGSLGGMLACCVITLGIGLTFGTAPWYALIMLGIMLNCASQLGDFFESALKRTVGVKDSGAILPGHGGVLDRIDSILLVLPTYWFAQSIYPFF; encoded by the coding sequence ATGACTAATTCACACAGACAACGTTGGATGACTGCGCTTGCTGCATTCCCTCTACTTATTGCCGTTCTTGTTATTGGCGACTGGGCACTGCTCGCAGGGCTTCTTGCTGCAAGCGTTGTAGGACAGTACGAATTTTATTCCATGTTCTGGCCTCGCAACGAGAAAATGACACTCAAACTGGTTGGCTGCCTCATGGGCATTGCTATCCTCATTGCGTCATACCTCGACATGCCGAATGTTGTTATCGGCTTTCTTGTGCTTACTTTCTGGATCAGTAACTTTGCCTTTCTCGGTAAATACGGCATCAGCATGCGTGATGATGCAGACTTTACCCAATCGCAAATTATTACTGGCGGTGTTCTTTATCTGCCACTGCTCTTACAGGCAGCATTCAGCTTTCAGCGTGTGGAACTCATCCTTGTACTGTTCGCAGCTTTTGCATCAGATATCGGTGGATTTTACGCAGGTCGTTTTTTCGGTAAAAACAAAATTTGGCCTCGCGTCAGCCCTAAAAAAACTGTTGAAGGTTCCCTTGGTGGAATGCTTGCTTGTTGCGTAATCACACTGGGCATAGGACTAACCTTCGGAACTGCTCCTTGGTATGCTCTTATTATGCTCGGCATTATGCTTAACTGTGCATCACAGCTTGGCGACTTTTTCGAATCTGCACTCAAAAGAACCGTTGGCGTAAAAGATTCCGGTGCAATCTTACCGGGTCACGGCGGCGTGCTTGATCGTATTGATTCAATTCTTCTTGTGCTGCCTACCTACTGGTTTGCACAAAGCATTTATCCATTCTTTTAA
- a CDS encoding 1-deoxy-D-xylulose-5-phosphate reductoisomerase: protein MIHYISSMPDATYAATFPRSIVIMGSTGSIGTNALKVIEEQPEQFTVVGLAGARNVTLLAEQANHLRPPYLAVLTDDAATELRTKLSAGYSPEILIGGDGYAEMARLDEASTVLSAQVGAAGLRATFAAAEAGKVIDLANKESLVLAGDLIREVCQRTGAVLLPVDSEHNAIFQALSGHDSAEVRRIILTASGGPFRGKQRDFLSTVTSKEALAHPNWSMGPKISIDSATLMNKGLEVIEAYHLYGVPLDTIEVVVHPQSIIHSLVEYNDGSQIAHMGPPDMRIAIGYCIGWPKIMKTGVTPLDLISCGDLTFEKPDILSFPCLELAREALRGGKGLCVVLNAANEIAVDLFLKDDISFLQIPELIKKAMDAHDMVTPASIEDIIALDTATRERSLEWARTL, encoded by the coding sequence GTGATACACTATATATCATCAATGCCGGATGCGACGTACGCGGCTACATTTCCGCGCTCAATAGTTATAATGGGATCAACAGGTTCCATTGGTACAAACGCGCTCAAAGTTATTGAAGAACAGCCGGAACAATTTACTGTCGTCGGTTTAGCTGGTGCCCGCAACGTTACACTGCTCGCAGAACAAGCTAATCACTTGCGTCCACCATACCTCGCAGTCCTGACTGATGATGCAGCCACTGAACTTCGCACAAAACTTTCTGCCGGATATTCTCCGGAAATCCTTATAGGTGGCGACGGCTATGCAGAAATGGCACGATTGGACGAAGCATCCACCGTTCTGTCTGCACAGGTTGGCGCAGCCGGTTTACGAGCTACCTTTGCAGCAGCAGAGGCAGGCAAAGTAATCGACCTTGCCAACAAAGAATCTCTGGTACTTGCTGGAGATCTTATCCGCGAAGTCTGCCAGCGCACAGGGGCAGTACTGCTACCTGTTGATTCCGAGCACAACGCTATATTTCAAGCTCTTTCAGGGCATGACTCCGCAGAAGTCCGCCGGATCATATTAACAGCCTCCGGTGGCCCTTTTCGTGGAAAACAACGCGACTTCCTGTCTACTGTCACCAGCAAAGAAGCGCTTGCTCATCCAAACTGGTCCATGGGACCCAAGATCAGCATTGATTCCGCAACGCTTATGAATAAAGGCTTAGAAGTCATTGAAGCCTATCATTTATACGGTGTTCCGCTGGACACTATTGAAGTTGTAGTGCACCCTCAATCTATCATTCATTCGCTTGTCGAATACAATGACGGTTCTCAAATTGCCCACATGGGCCCTCCCGACATGCGTATCGCCATAGGCTACTGTATCGGCTGGCCAAAAATCATGAAAACCGGCGTTACGCCGCTTGATTTAATTTCCTGTGGTGACTTGACCTTTGAAAAACCTGATATACTATCTTTTCCGTGTCTTGAACTGGCACGAGAAGCATTACGGGGCGGTAAAGGACTCTGCGTAGTTCTTAACGCTGCAAACGAAATTGCTGTTGATCTTTTCTTAAAAGACGACATCAGCTTCCTGCAAATTCCAGAGCTCATCAAAAAAGCTATGGACGCACACGACATGGTCACCCCAGCTTCTATCGAAGACATCATAGCGCTGGATACTGCGACACGCGAACGCTCCTTAGAATGGGCTCGCACGCTGTAG